ATTGGACGCGTGTCACGCCAGCCACTACGCTTTAACACGATCCCCTGCCGCAGCCTTGCTGCAGGCGGCTACGGATCGCCAGCACAACAACGATCAGGAGACAGACATGGCGAATTCACGGCGCGTGGTATGTCGTGCGTTGGGCGCGCTTGCACTCACGGCAGGCACCGGGACATTGAGCCTCGTGGCGCGCAGCGCATATGCCCAGGACAAGACCATCACCCTCGGTTTTGCGCAGGTCGGCGCCGAGAGCGCATGGCGCACGGCGAATACCGAATCGATCAAATCGGCAGCAGCCGATGCAAAGATCAACCTCAAGTTCTCGGACGCCCAGCAGAAGCAGGAAAACCAGATCAAGGCGATGCGCTCGTATATCGCGCAGAAAGTCGATGTGATCGCCTTCTCACCGGTGGTGGAGTCGGGCTGGGAGCCCATCCTGCTCGAAGCGAAGGCCGCCAAAATTCCGGTGATCCTGACCGACCGCAACATCGACGTGAAGGACACGTCGCTTTACGTCACCATGATCGGTTCCGACTTCATGGAAGAGGGGCGGCGTGGCGGTCACTGGCTTGAAGACAACTTCAAAAGCAATCCCGGGCCCATCAATATCGCGGAACTGCAGGGAACGGTCGGATCGGCGCC
The sequence above is drawn from the Paraburkholderia phenazinium genome and encodes:
- a CDS encoding ABC transporter substrate-binding protein; the encoded protein is MANSRRVVCRALGALALTAGTGTLSLVARSAYAQDKTITLGFAQVGAESAWRTANTESIKSAAADAKINLKFSDAQQKQENQIKAMRSYIAQKVDVIAFSPVVESGWEPILLEAKAAKIPVILTDRNIDVKDTSLYVTMIGSDFMEEGRRGGHWLEDNFKSNPGPINIAELQGTVGSAPANDRHSGLIEVIKNDPKFKIIASQSGDFTLAGGKQVMEAFIKTYGNKINVVYAHNDDMALGAIQAMEEAGLHPGKDITVVSFDATKGGFQAMAAGKMNVDVECSPLLGPQLMSAVKDVVAGKPLPKRILTQETVFPMSVAAQTLPTRKY